A DNA window from Solanum lycopersicum chromosome 3, SLM_r2.1 contains the following coding sequences:
- the LOC138347343 gene encoding agamous-like MADS-box protein AGL29 — protein sequence MEDKKTAGRQKIPIEKLQDETKRKVAFSKRLSSLYKNASKIVRACNVDIGIVSSCPSGRTQYSYVHPTTAVVIDHFVNPTMELDLGTRLVAENARNIAIENNIRLNELEAREAAEKEKIRSLEQMNNAREKCWWESIDQIDAENLTTFETTLNFAEGILKDQLKKLEIGTSSSSEPPFPPKNEDS from the coding sequence ATGGAGGATAAGAAAACAGCAGGACGTCAAAAAATTCCAATAGAAAAACTACAAGATGAAACTAAGCGGAAAGTCGCATTTTCCAAACGATTGTCGTCCTTATATAAAAATGCAAGTAAGATTGTAAGAGCTTGTAACGTCGATATTGGAATAGTTTCGTCTTGTCCAAGTGGTAGGACCCAATATTCATACGTTCACCCAACTACTGCTGTAGTCATTGATCATTTTGTGAACCCCACAATGGAACTAGATCTGGGTACGAGACTTGTTGCCGAAAATGCAAGGAACATTGCAATTGAAAACAACATCAGATTGAATGAACTAGAGGCAAGGGAGGCAgctgaaaaggaaaaaatacgTTCTTTAGAACAAATGAACAATGCTAGAGAAAAATGTTGGTGGGAGTCCATTGACCAAATCGATGCAGAGAATCTGACCACATTTGAAACTACATTAAATTTTGCCGAGGGTATCTTAAAAGATCAATTGAAGAAGCTAGAAATTGGAACTTCGTCTTCCTCAGAGCCCCCCTTCCCCCCCAAAAATGAAGATAGCTAA